Proteins found in one Deltaproteobacteria bacterium genomic segment:
- a CDS encoding patatin produces the protein MAKKIRADHLRESPFTLALSAGFFGFFAHTGFLRALEDEDLRPHRVVGASAGALAGGLWAAGMPAQDLEKELIELRREDFWDPGLPMGGFLKGRKFDKRLRGFLAGLDVDDLQDCPISFSPVVYEVVRRETRALRRGDIVSAIRASCAVPMMFRPVRMGLNLYVDGGLYDRAAVSALMPGESTIMHYLPAKSPWSGVIHRDAKPGVESHRCLSIRSLPKVSPFHLDRGPEALELAYREARLWLNEPLNSL, from the coding sequence ATGGCTAAAAAAATTCGCGCCGACCATCTTCGAGAAAGCCCTTTTACGCTCGCGTTGTCAGCTGGTTTCTTTGGCTTCTTTGCGCACACTGGTTTTTTAAGAGCCTTAGAAGATGAAGATCTGCGCCCGCACCGTGTGGTTGGGGCGAGCGCAGGTGCGTTGGCCGGAGGGTTGTGGGCAGCAGGTATGCCCGCGCAAGATCTCGAGAAAGAGTTGATTGAGCTGCGCCGCGAGGACTTTTGGGATCCAGGGCTTCCGATGGGCGGCTTTTTAAAGGGTCGTAAGTTCGACAAGAGATTGCGTGGTTTTCTTGCAGGTTTGGATGTTGATGATCTCCAAGATTGTCCCATCTCTTTTTCACCCGTGGTTTATGAGGTGGTGCGGCGTGAGACGCGTGCGCTTCGCCGAGGGGATATCGTATCTGCCATTCGGGCATCTTGCGCGGTGCCCATGATGTTTCGACCCGTACGAATGGGTTTAAACCTGTACGTAGATGGGGGCCTTTATGATCGAGCAGCGGTGAGCGCTTTGATGCCAGGCGAGTCGACCATCATGCACTATCTCCCAGCCAAAAGTCCGTGGTCAGGCGTCATCCACCGTGATGCGAAACCTGGCGTCGAGAGTCACCGGTGTTTGAGTATTCGCAGTCTCCCGAAGGTTAGCCCATTTCATCTCGATAGAGGCCCTGAAGCCTTAGAGCTGGCCTACCGTGAAGCCCGCCTTTGGCTCAACGAGCCTTTGAATTCCCTCTAA
- a CDS encoding SDR family oxidoreductase, whose translation MTAFAPWKEQKIVVTGATSGIGKMITEILLERGATVFGVGRNLDKLHNLAKHYPKRLTTYQADLSDLEVTRGLMRVACDSMGQVTGLFAVAGGIEHQLFGAIDDAAWLRQMNLNLRVPTILLEESLKVVNANASAVILGSTLGEHPIATSTAYSAAKAGLEAVVKVAAVAGAKEGLRVNLLHPGVVDTPMIRSTERPDDLGEEERIQALACLHLLGRVAQPREVAEVAIDILKWTFATGSIVTVDGGLSIQS comes from the coding sequence CTTCAGGTATCGGTAAGATGATTACCGAGATCTTACTTGAACGCGGGGCCACGGTATTTGGTGTTGGTCGTAACCTCGACAAACTCCATAATCTTGCGAAGCATTACCCCAAGCGGCTTACGACCTATCAAGCGGATTTATCTGATTTAGAGGTTACTCGCGGTTTGATGCGCGTTGCCTGCGATAGCATGGGCCAGGTGACTGGTTTATTCGCGGTGGCAGGTGGGATTGAGCACCAGCTCTTTGGTGCGATTGATGACGCTGCATGGCTTCGGCAAATGAACTTGAATCTTCGGGTCCCCACTATTTTGTTGGAAGAGTCATTGAAGGTTGTGAATGCCAATGCGAGTGCTGTGATTCTTGGCTCCACTCTTGGCGAGCATCCTATCGCCACAAGCACGGCCTACAGTGCAGCCAAGGCGGGCTTGGAGGCGGTGGTGAAGGTCGCCGCGGTAGCCGGTGCAAAAGAGGGGCTGAGAGTGAACTTACTTCACCCAGGTGTGGTCGATACTCCGATGATTCGCAGCACAGAGCGCCCAGACGACTTAGGGGAAGAAGAACGGATTCAAGCGCTTGCTTGCCTTCATCTTCTCGGGCGGGTTGCACAGCCTCGTGAAGTGGCTGAGGTCGCTATTGATATTCTCAAGTGGACTTTTGCCACCGGCAGCATCGTCACAGTCGATGGTGGACTCTCAATTCAATCTTAA